The following proteins are encoded in a genomic region of Acidobacteriota bacterium:
- a CDS encoding TetR/AcrR family transcriptional regulator, with protein MTRKETTDRTSTPASFCSAEASEPCRKVLHAAAAVFAEEGFAGARVDTIAERAGVNKAMVYYHVGDKARLYEAVFSETLDRTREALDVELATTASPEERLRAFVSTLARVAREHPHLPTLILREFAGGGSNLPDSVLRRIGSILRIVRQVLEEGHAEGSFRVANPTITHLAVAGSVLFLSTSRPIMKRLGELDAVRTSADLGSDVAGPLADLLLRGLLAVPTGSTAEKESRTAARPRAAGRRRTAPTSRQS; from the coding sequence ATGACCCGGAAAGAGACGACGGATCGAACCTCGACGCCGGCTTCCTTCTGCAGCGCCGAGGCGAGCGAACCCTGCCGCAAGGTCCTTCACGCGGCAGCAGCTGTCTTCGCTGAGGAAGGCTTCGCCGGAGCCCGGGTCGACACCATCGCCGAGAGAGCCGGGGTCAACAAGGCGATGGTCTACTACCACGTCGGGGACAAGGCCCGCCTCTACGAGGCCGTCTTCTCGGAGACCCTCGACCGAACCAGGGAAGCCCTGGACGTCGAGCTCGCGACGACGGCCTCCCCCGAGGAGAGACTGCGCGCCTTCGTCTCGACCCTGGCTCGGGTGGCCCGGGAGCACCCGCACCTCCCCACCCTCATCCTGCGGGAGTTTGCCGGTGGTGGCAGCAACCTGCCCGACTCGGTCCTTCGGCGCATCGGCAGCATTCTTCGCATCGTCCGGCAGGTGCTGGAGGAAGGGCACGCCGAGGGCAGCTTCCGTGTCGCGAACCCGACCATCACCCACCTCGCCGTCGCCGGCAGCGTGTTGTTCCTGTCGACGAGCCGGCCGATCATGAAAAGGCTCGGGGAGCTGGATGCCGTGCGGACGTCGGCCGACCTCGGCAGCGACGTCGCCGGCCCGCTCGCCGACCTTCTGCTGCGCGGCCTTCTCGCCGTTCCTACGGGTTCGACGGCCGAAAAAGAGAGCCGCACTGCAGCCCGTCCCCGAGCTGCGGGCCGGCGGCGCACGGCCCCGACTTCCCGCCAGTCCTGA